Proteins encoded by one window of Vitis riparia cultivar Riparia Gloire de Montpellier isolate 1030 chromosome 11, EGFV_Vit.rip_1.0, whole genome shotgun sequence:
- the LOC117925130 gene encoding uncharacterized protein LOC117925130, protein MAISGSESQLPPLKVVVPSTEAEFVKCDSCGFTEECTPEYISRVREKYHGLWICGLCVEAVKDEVMRSESVITIEEALNRHISFCKDFRSFSPPNATEHPISAIGRLFRRSLDSPRSLPSTPSGEVDVPPESCFIE, encoded by the coding sequence ATGGCGATTTCAGGGTCGGAGTCTCAACTGCCTCCTCTGAAAGTGGTGGTTCCGTCGACGGAAGCGGAGTTCGTGAAATGCGACTCGTGTGGATTCACGGAGGAATGCACGCCGGAGTACATATCCCGTGTTCGTGAGAAGTACCACGGGCTGTGGATATGCGGACTCTGCGTGGAGGCGGTGAAGGACGAAGTCATGAGATCAGAGAGTGTCATCACCATCGAGGAGGCGCTGAACCGCCACATCAGTTTCTGCAAAGACTTCAGATCTTTCAGTCCACCAAATGCAACGGAGCATCCTATCTCCGCCATAGGCCGCCTTTTCCGCCGGAGCTTGGACTCGCCGAGATCTCTCCCGTCCACTCCCTCTGGCGAAGTAGATGTTCCGCCGGAAAGCTGTTTCATTGAGTGA